From the Prunus dulcis chromosome 4, ALMONDv2, whole genome shotgun sequence genome, one window contains:
- the LOC117624755 gene encoding 50S ribosomal protein L21, mitochondrial — MFMANRRRLQVLTRHASALFSTNTTFQSLQTPPPLPIYQPLKTLTSKFPLIFTNPDPNWSQTRHFSSSRIGDVNEDNEHSEEEDDDDDDDDDDYDDDDEAVGDSEDESVSGCGSKREYTAEEKEAEAAAIGYQVIGPLQKSDRVFKPYEPVFAVVQIGSHQFKVSNGDCIFTERLKFCEVNDKLILNKVLLLGSSSQTIIGRPLLPDAAVHAVVEEHALDAKVIIFKKKRRKNYRRTKGHRQELTKLRIVDVQGIEKPEVPEKPPKAPGMKPEKVAVAA; from the exons ATGTTCATGGCGAACCGACGGCGCCTCCAAGTTCTGACCCGCCACGCCTCAGCCCTCTTCTCCACAAACACTACATTCCAGTCCCTCCAAACTCCACCTCCCCTCCCCATCTATCAACCCCTCAAAACTCTCACCTCCAAATTCCCTCTCATTTTCACCAACCCCGATCCCAATTGGTCGCAAACCCGCCATTTCTCGTCGAGCCGAATCGGAGATGTGAATGAAGACAATGAGCacagtgaagaagaagatgatgatgacgacGATGACGATGACgattatgatgatgatgatgaagcaGTTGGGGATAGTGAGGACGAGAGTGTTTCTGGGTGCGGCTCGAAAAGGGAGTATACTGCGGAGGAGAAAGAGGCGGAGGCCGCCGCTATTGGGTACCAGGTGATTGGGCCTCTTCAGAAATCTGATCGGGTTTTCAAACCGTATGAGCCGGTTTTCGCTGTGGTTCAG ATTGGTTCGCATCAGTTCAAGGTTAGCAATGGGGACTGCATTTTCACTGAAAGATTGAAGTTCTGTGAAGTGAATGATAAG TTAATATTGAACAAGGTTCTCTTGCTGGGCTCAAGTAGTCAGACAATAATTGGTAGGCCCCTACTACCAGATGCAGCAGTTCATGCAGTTGTTGAGGAGCAC GCATTAGATGCAAAGgtaattatttttaagaaaaagagaaggaagaattACCGTCGAACCAAAGGACATCGCCAG GAATTGACGAAGTTGAGGATAGTTGATGTTCAAGGGATTGAGAAACCAGAAGTCCCTGAAAAGCCTCCAAAAGCACCTGGTATGAAGCCAGAAAAGGTTGCTGTTGCTGCTTAG